One Loxodonta africana isolate mLoxAfr1 chromosome 6, mLoxAfr1.hap2, whole genome shotgun sequence DNA window includes the following coding sequences:
- the LOC111749463 gene encoding LOW QUALITY PROTEIN: small ribosomal subunit protein uS10-like (The sequence of the model RefSeq protein was modified relative to this genomic sequence to represent the inferred CDS: inserted 1 base in 1 codon; substituted 1 base at 1 genomic stop codon): MQSPLQQSPAPPNPAPGSLLFALTEEQINRSGSHTTSVNFKDTGKTPVEPEVAICQVRITLASRNIKSLEKVCANLIKGEPTTKTPRITTRKSPCSKDSETWDHFRXRIHKXLIDLCSPSKIIKQMASIGTEAGGEVKVTIADV; this comes from the exons ATGCAGTCACCTCTGCAGCAGAGCCCTGCTCCGCCCAACCCTGCTCCTGGCTCACTGCTGTTTGCTCTCACTGAGGAACAAATAAATAGGTCAGGAAGCCACACCACATCCGTGAATTTTAAGGACACTGGAAAGACACCTGTGGAACCAGAGGTGGCCATTTGCCAAGTTAGAATTACCCTAGCCAGCCGAAACATAAAATCCTTAGAGAAGGTGTGTGCAAACTTGATTAAAGGAGAACCTACTACCAAGACTCCAAGAATCACTACTAGAAAAAGTCCTTGTTCTAAAGATTCTGAGACCTGGGATCATTTCC ATAGAATCCACAAGTGACTCATTGACTTGTGTAGTCCTTCCAAGATCATTAAGCAGATGGCTTCCATCGGTACTGAGGCAGGAGGAGAGGTCAAAGTCACCATTGCCGATGTTTAA